From Paenibacillus sp. V4I7, one genomic window encodes:
- a CDS encoding Sip1-related alpha-galactosidase, whose amino-acid sequence MFQLNEIELQNLSSSGLQDVLGRIGVTVTPDSGPALPLLRGASEKTAGTDDLGDYTETKVTYTNEADTAVVHLQFRCYESFVLTSVQGEMKNANDFGKQLCFAAQNGIIIHAQGMTNIDGLMANYQHKDWWTRPHFDPNWSTLPERTQSLLWRKESSFYHLLPVCGPVFRTDVCGIEEGLQIRVSSHQGGRTRCESLSFVLGTGTDPYQLVERHVEAALHTLDYPTLPRARKPYPEILDSLGWCSWDAFYHQVNEEGLLVKAEEMQAARLPVQWVMIDDGWSQTLDKKLSSFEADVEKFPQGLAGTVRELKEKYGIRWVGVWHTIAGYWGGIHPDSPLAKQFSDYLYSNAKGSLIPYPDAGLGFGFWHAWHSFLERQGIDFVKVDSQSAVLNFTKHEWSIGEAAAAAHEALEASAALHFNNTIINCMGMAAENMWHRPKSSVSRNSDDFVPQDQFGFAEHALQNAYNSYYHGAFYYGDWDMYWTKNHDDIQNAVLRSVSGGPIYFSDAPGNTDASKIWPLIYNNGKIIRCEQTPNPTADCLFLDPTKETVPLKLWNIAKSSGVVAAFHIGKYTDSVNGTVGPSDVPGLEGDEFVLYEHFSGEMKIMRQGEQHAYELQPGQCALYLIIPSEGAVTPIGLTNKYVATDAVSEVKSEGSIQLLQLKEGGTFRFVSENSRVSAQLNGKVLPVLLISEHLYEVDVPMLDEKLNIVLSVSK is encoded by the coding sequence ATGTTTCAACTTAATGAAATCGAACTGCAAAATCTAAGTTCAAGCGGCTTGCAGGATGTTCTGGGCCGTATTGGTGTTACCGTGACGCCAGATTCGGGTCCGGCATTGCCACTTCTGCGCGGAGCAAGCGAAAAGACTGCGGGAACTGATGATCTCGGTGATTACACAGAAACGAAAGTAACCTATACGAATGAAGCAGACACGGCTGTTGTTCATTTACAGTTCCGCTGTTATGAATCCTTTGTACTGACATCGGTGCAGGGAGAAATGAAAAATGCCAACGATTTTGGCAAACAACTCTGCTTTGCCGCTCAGAATGGCATCATCATTCATGCACAAGGCATGACGAATATTGATGGTTTAATGGCCAATTATCAGCATAAAGATTGGTGGACACGACCACATTTTGACCCAAACTGGTCGACATTACCTGAACGGACACAATCTTTGCTGTGGCGTAAGGAATCATCATTCTACCATTTGCTTCCTGTATGTGGTCCTGTGTTCCGAACGGATGTGTGCGGTATAGAGGAAGGCTTGCAAATTCGCGTTTCTTCGCATCAAGGAGGAAGAACGCGCTGTGAGTCGTTATCGTTTGTATTAGGCACGGGGACTGATCCTTACCAGCTTGTAGAGCGACATGTGGAAGCTGCGCTGCATACTCTTGATTACCCCACGCTGCCTCGCGCACGTAAACCCTATCCTGAAATTCTGGACTCTCTTGGCTGGTGCAGCTGGGATGCGTTCTATCATCAGGTTAATGAAGAAGGTCTGTTGGTAAAAGCCGAAGAAATGCAGGCTGCTAGATTGCCGGTGCAATGGGTGATGATTGATGATGGATGGTCACAGACGTTAGATAAAAAGTTGTCCTCGTTTGAGGCGGATGTAGAGAAATTTCCCCAAGGTCTTGCGGGTACGGTCCGTGAGCTCAAAGAAAAGTATGGCATTCGTTGGGTCGGAGTCTGGCATACCATTGCCGGTTATTGGGGCGGCATTCATCCGGATAGCCCACTCGCGAAGCAATTCAGCGATTATCTATACAGCAATGCCAAAGGGAGCTTAATTCCATATCCGGATGCGGGCCTTGGCTTTGGTTTCTGGCATGCTTGGCATTCCTTCTTGGAGCGTCAAGGTATCGATTTTGTGAAAGTAGACAGCCAAAGCGCCGTCTTAAACTTCACCAAGCATGAGTGGTCGATTGGTGAGGCTGCAGCTGCTGCTCATGAGGCGCTGGAAGCATCAGCGGCATTACATTTTAACAATACGATCATTAACTGCATGGGGATGGCAGCGGAAAATATGTGGCACCGTCCTAAGTCATCTGTGTCTCGCAACAGCGATGATTTCGTTCCCCAAGATCAATTTGGGTTCGCCGAGCATGCCTTGCAAAATGCTTATAATTCCTACTATCACGGTGCTTTTTATTATGGCGACTGGGATATGTACTGGACTAAGAATCATGATGATATCCAAAATGCCGTACTCCGCTCGGTCAGCGGTGGTCCGATTTATTTCAGTGATGCCCCCGGCAACACCGATGCTTCAAAAATATGGCCATTAATTTATAACAACGGAAAAATCATTCGCTGTGAGCAAACGCCGAACCCTACGGCTGATTGCTTGTTCCTTGATCCTACGAAGGAAACCGTACCGCTCAAGCTATGGAATATCGCCAAGTCATCCGGTGTCGTTGCCGCGTTCCATATTGGTAAATATACGGACTCAGTCAATGGCACAGTAGGTCCGTCCGACGTTCCAGGATTGGAAGGCGATGAGTTTGTACTCTATGAACATTTCTCTGGTGAGATGAAGATCATGCGTCAGGGCGAACAGCATGCTTATGAGCTGCAGCCAGGTCAATGTGCACTTTACCTGATTATTCCTTCAGAGGGTGCTGTGACACCAATTGGTTTGACAAACAAGTATGTAGCAACAGATGCGGTTAGCGAAGTGAAATCGGAAGGATCTATACAATTGCTTCAGCTCAAAGAAGGCGGTACGTTCCGGTTCGTGTCGGAGAACAGTCGTGTTTCCGCGCAGTTGAATGGCAAGGTGCTTCCAGTCTTACTTATCAGCGAGCATTTGTATGAAGTAGACGTTCCGATGTTGGATGAAAAGCTGAATATTGTTCTTTCCGTATCGAAATAA
- a CDS encoding aspartate/glutamate racemase family protein, with amino-acid sequence MTKKLAIIHTTPVTVESLKALAVEILPGVEVMNWVDDSILPQLAANGGQINEIEERFLQYAQIAEKAGASCILSACSSIGELVARVQPELCIPIIRIDDPMAALAVNSALKIGVAATLETTLQPTKRMLVSKAEQAGKAVQIDTVVAKSAYQKLLAGDKEGHDEELASVLRNLAAHTDVVVLAQASMARVVSQFAPEEQARFLSSPRLGMLRVKQVMDQQ; translated from the coding sequence ATGACAAAAAAACTAGCCATTATCCATACAACACCTGTAACGGTGGAAAGTTTAAAAGCATTAGCCGTAGAGATTCTGCCTGGGGTTGAAGTGATGAACTGGGTGGATGATTCCATTTTGCCGCAGCTCGCAGCGAATGGCGGGCAAATCAATGAGATTGAAGAGCGGTTCCTTCAGTACGCTCAAATTGCCGAGAAAGCAGGTGCTTCTTGCATTTTGAGCGCTTGCTCGTCCATTGGTGAGCTGGTTGCCCGTGTACAGCCTGAGCTCTGTATTCCCATCATTCGTATCGACGACCCGATGGCTGCGTTGGCGGTGAATTCAGCACTCAAGATTGGTGTTGCGGCAACGCTCGAAACGACATTGCAGCCGACCAAACGAATGCTCGTCAGCAAAGCGGAGCAAGCTGGCAAAGCGGTACAAATTGATACAGTCGTCGCAAAATCTGCTTATCAGAAGCTCCTCGCTGGAGATAAAGAGGGACATGATGAAGAACTGGCATCTGTACTCCGTAATCTCGCAGCCCATACGGATGTCGTTGTGCTTGCGCAGGCTTCTATGGCCCGCGTGGTTTCGCAATTTGCTCCAGAGGAACAAGCGCGTTTTCTCAGCAGCCCGCGTTTAGGTATGCTGCGGGTTAAACAAGTCATGGATCAACAATAG
- a CDS encoding four-carbon acid sugar kinase family protein, producing the protein MIGIIADDITGANDIGIMYAKANISTHVYPMEAWTGREQSSGADPEVLVLDTHSRLDTPDDAYTKVYQMTKRLQEAGCARFINKTCSVFRGNIGIEFDAMLDALEASFGIIVLGFPKNGRTTLNGIHYVHGKKLEESEFRNDPVHPMRSSNLVDILQSQTDRRVGLIPIHIVEQGVSVLEEQIALMKQSGHTYVILDVCDQQSLKTIAQAVHAEPIICGSSALAEELALLEKPNALQKGVANKLPALGRSAVLCAAGSLMPQTAAQIAYAKKQGLTALELDSLLLFDPIEKQALCKQLVEQASRLLKDGQDVLIHASNSPLKVAATKVKGVELGYGNTEVSVIVSNALSDVIQSVVHETGQQRLLIAGGETSAAVCDKLGIGGLSIWQEIEPGLPSCLTLQAPQLFLVLKSGSFGSEPFFIEAIEHLKQT; encoded by the coding sequence TTGATTGGTATTATCGCAGACGATATTACAGGGGCTAATGACATCGGCATCATGTACGCTAAGGCAAACATCAGCACACATGTCTACCCGATGGAGGCGTGGACTGGGAGAGAACAGAGCAGTGGCGCCGATCCGGAAGTGCTTGTTCTCGATACGCACTCCCGATTAGATACGCCGGATGATGCTTACACGAAGGTGTACCAGATGACGAAGCGGCTGCAGGAAGCTGGGTGCGCACGATTTATCAATAAAACGTGCTCCGTTTTCCGAGGCAATATCGGGATAGAATTTGATGCCATGCTTGATGCACTTGAGGCATCTTTTGGCATAATCGTGCTTGGTTTTCCAAAAAATGGACGTACTACATTGAATGGTATTCATTATGTACATGGTAAAAAACTGGAAGAATCCGAGTTTAGAAATGATCCTGTGCATCCGATGCGCAGCTCCAATTTGGTTGATATTTTACAATCACAAACGGACCGCCGTGTAGGACTTATTCCCATTCACATTGTAGAACAAGGGGTTTCTGTGTTAGAGGAGCAAATTGCATTGATGAAGCAATCAGGCCACACCTATGTCATCCTCGATGTGTGTGATCAGCAGTCACTGAAGACCATTGCGCAAGCGGTTCATGCTGAGCCGATTATTTGCGGAAGCTCAGCATTGGCCGAGGAATTGGCGTTGTTAGAAAAGCCGAATGCCCTCCAAAAGGGTGTTGCGAATAAGCTGCCAGCGCTTGGACGCTCGGCTGTTTTGTGCGCCGCAGGCAGCTTAATGCCGCAAACGGCTGCCCAAATTGCCTATGCCAAAAAGCAGGGCCTGACAGCGTTGGAGCTCGATTCCTTGCTCTTGTTTGACCCAATTGAGAAGCAAGCGCTCTGCAAGCAATTGGTCGAACAGGCGTCGAGACTTCTAAAGGACGGTCAGGACGTACTCATTCACGCCTCGAATAGTCCGCTCAAGGTGGCGGCGACGAAAGTAAAAGGCGTTGAACTCGGCTACGGCAACACGGAGGTGTCCGTTATCGTTTCGAATGCGCTGTCCGACGTCATACAATCGGTCGTCCATGAGACAGGACAGCAACGTCTGCTCATCGCTGGAGGGGAAACGTCCGCTGCTGTCTGCGATAAGTTGGGCATTGGCGGACTGAGCATCTGGCAAGAAATTGAGCCGGGTCTGCCGTCCTGTTTAACACTGCAAGCGCCGCAGCTCTTTTTGGTGTTGAAATCAGGCAGCTTTGGCAGCGAACCCTTTTTCATAGAAGCTATTGAACACTTGAAACAAACATAA
- a CDS encoding alpha-mannosidase — MKDNKLYMIGNAHLDPVWLWQWQEGFQEAKATFRSALDRMTESEDFIFTSSSAAMYEWIENNEPKMFAEIKKRVQEGRWNIVGGWWIQPDCNIPNGESFVRQGLYGQHYFKEKFGVTAKVGYNVDSFGHNGMLPQILKKSGMDYYVMMRPMPNEKGLPSRLFMWESDDGSQVMTFRIMYEYLSWGKDLENHVRRCLGEFKEPLNELMLFYGVGNHGGGPTKENIESIRRMNEDPSLPKLEFATPDAYFKEMESKNLKLPVVHDDLQHHASGCYAAHSGIKHWNRKAENRLMAAEKYSALASWITGQPYPAEFKQAWKNVLFNQFHDILAGTSLESAYEDAMYLYGEAMAIADRSLNYAVQSLSWSINIEQDVTMKPIVVFNPHVWESRVNVELEVGGIKPTTVLLDDKGNPVPFQTVQSQASANGRFRLSFMAELPSMGYRVYKLVAESASHKPVGEPIQASDLVMENKRFRLEFDKETGYIKSLHDKVVDHEVFKGDGAKPIVLDDKSDTWSHDVLHFNQKAGTFKAKKVFRVEHGPVKSVIRVVSEYGSSKLVQDFAMYPDRDQIDVQVMVDWRESFKMLKLVFPVNVIFSKQTYEIPYGTIEREHNGEEEPGLTWIDYSGVTRKSNIMYGLSLMNDAKYSYSIHNQDMALTVLRSPIYAHHVPYEPDPNGEYSFIDQGIQRFSYSLLPHEGTWEQAGTVKRAAELNCKPIAVIESFHEGELAQTDSYVKVNRDNIVVSAIKKAEDNEDLIIRVYETNKSATSAEIELPRWKRVIKADFNPCEIKTFRVPKNPELPIKETNMLEWDVE, encoded by the coding sequence ATGAAAGATAACAAACTCTATATGATTGGTAACGCACATCTGGATCCGGTTTGGTTATGGCAATGGCAGGAAGGATTCCAAGAGGCGAAGGCTACATTCCGTTCTGCTCTAGACCGAATGACAGAGTCCGAAGATTTTATTTTCACTTCCAGTTCTGCTGCGATGTACGAATGGATTGAAAATAACGAGCCTAAGATGTTCGCGGAAATTAAAAAGCGTGTGCAGGAAGGACGCTGGAATATTGTCGGCGGTTGGTGGATTCAACCTGACTGCAACATTCCGAATGGAGAATCCTTCGTCCGTCAAGGGCTGTACGGTCAACATTACTTCAAAGAGAAGTTCGGGGTAACAGCTAAAGTCGGTTATAACGTAGACAGCTTTGGGCATAACGGTATGCTGCCGCAAATTCTGAAGAAGAGCGGGATGGATTATTACGTGATGATGCGTCCGATGCCGAATGAAAAAGGGCTGCCAAGCCGTCTGTTCATGTGGGAATCGGATGATGGCTCACAAGTGATGACATTCCGTATCATGTATGAATATTTGTCTTGGGGCAAGGACTTGGAAAACCATGTTCGCCGCTGCCTGGGTGAATTCAAAGAGCCGCTCAATGAATTGATGCTGTTCTATGGCGTTGGTAATCATGGGGGCGGTCCAACGAAAGAAAATATCGAGAGCATTCGCCGTATGAACGAGGATCCATCGCTGCCTAAGCTGGAGTTTGCAACGCCGGATGCATATTTCAAAGAGATGGAAAGCAAGAACTTAAAGCTGCCGGTCGTTCATGATGATTTGCAGCACCATGCTAGCGGATGCTACGCAGCGCATTCAGGCATCAAGCATTGGAATCGCAAAGCAGAGAATCGATTGATGGCCGCAGAGAAGTACTCGGCGCTTGCTTCATGGATCACGGGTCAACCTTATCCTGCGGAGTTCAAGCAAGCTTGGAAAAATGTGCTCTTTAATCAGTTCCATGACATATTAGCAGGAACCAGCTTGGAGTCTGCTTATGAAGACGCGATGTATTTGTATGGGGAAGCCATGGCTATCGCGGATCGTTCCCTTAATTATGCGGTTCAATCTTTATCTTGGAGCATCAACATTGAGCAGGATGTAACCATGAAGCCGATTGTTGTTTTTAATCCTCATGTATGGGAAAGCCGTGTAAACGTTGAGCTGGAAGTAGGAGGCATCAAACCCACTACTGTTTTGCTTGATGACAAGGGGAATCCAGTACCATTCCAGACGGTGCAATCACAAGCTTCTGCCAATGGCCGTTTCCGTCTTAGCTTTATGGCTGAGCTGCCTTCTATGGGATATCGGGTGTACAAATTGGTGGCGGAGTCAGCCTCGCATAAACCGGTTGGTGAGCCCATTCAAGCAAGCGACTTAGTTATGGAGAATAAGCGTTTTCGCTTGGAGTTCGATAAAGAAACAGGCTACATCAAGAGCCTGCATGATAAAGTGGTCGATCATGAAGTGTTTAAAGGAGATGGAGCCAAGCCCATCGTCTTGGATGATAAATCGGATACTTGGAGCCATGATGTGCTGCATTTTAACCAAAAGGCGGGCACATTCAAGGCGAAAAAGGTGTTCCGTGTCGAGCATGGTCCCGTTAAATCGGTTATCCGTGTTGTCAGTGAGTATGGCAGCTCAAAGCTAGTTCAAGATTTCGCCATGTATCCGGACCGCGATCAAATCGATGTACAGGTGATGGTGGATTGGCGCGAATCCTTCAAAATGTTGAAGCTGGTTTTCCCGGTGAATGTCATCTTTAGCAAGCAAACCTACGAAATTCCTTACGGTACGATTGAACGTGAACATAACGGCGAAGAAGAACCAGGATTAACCTGGATTGATTACTCAGGTGTAACTCGTAAAAGCAACATCATGTACGGCCTCAGCCTAATGAATGATGCCAAATACAGCTACAGCATTCATAACCAAGATATGGCGTTGACTGTATTGAGAAGTCCTATTTATGCGCACCATGTGCCTTATGAGCCAGATCCGAACGGCGAGTATTCCTTTATCGATCAGGGCATTCAGCGTTTCTCTTACTCCTTACTGCCTCATGAAGGTACTTGGGAGCAGGCAGGTACGGTGAAGCGTGCAGCTGAGCTGAACTGCAAGCCGATTGCGGTTATTGAATCGTTCCATGAGGGTGAGCTCGCTCAAACTGATTCCTATGTGAAAGTAAACCGCGACAATATCGTTGTTAGTGCGATCAAGAAAGCCGAAGACAATGAGGACCTCATTATTCGCGTCTATGAGACGAATAAATCTGCTACGTCAGCCGAGATTGAGCTGCCTAGATGGAAGCGTGTCATTAAGGCGGATTTTAACCCATGCGAGATCAAGACCTTCCGCGTGCCAAAGAATCCGGAATTGCCGATCAAAGAAACCAATATGCTGGAATGGGATGTGGAGTAG
- a CDS encoding class II fructose-bisphosphate aldolase yields the protein MTNTTPTSPVITLKQALEISEANHFAIGSFSPRYTPMIAAVLKAGQIANSPLIVQISHKELIRYGITAAEFGEEFYRQVKEQQITVPVVLHLDHTKELETIKEAIAAGFTSVMIDASEKPFAENAQISKEVVEYAHTKGVSVEAELGMIGTTDFVETDKDEELYTNPQEAAEFVAMTGVDALAVSCGTAHGVYVVKQPKIDYDRLMEIRRLTPVHLVLHGGSGVPPEMMRRAYQLPGGGVSKVNIATDLELSLLKALGREERMTNEECRNLAPDMLQVGRDAVTQTVMEKMKHFLNSAGKADVFNK from the coding sequence ATGACAAACACAACACCAACTTCACCGGTAATCACATTAAAACAAGCTCTTGAAATTTCTGAAGCGAACCATTTTGCGATTGGCTCTTTCTCGCCGCGTTATACCCCAATGATTGCTGCCGTTCTGAAGGCGGGACAAATTGCAAACTCACCGTTAATTGTTCAAATTTCACATAAAGAATTGATTCGTTATGGGATTACAGCAGCTGAATTTGGAGAAGAATTTTACCGTCAAGTAAAAGAGCAGCAAATCACAGTTCCTGTCGTACTGCATTTGGATCACACAAAGGAATTAGAAACCATTAAAGAAGCAATTGCAGCAGGCTTTACGTCGGTCATGATTGATGCATCCGAGAAACCGTTTGCTGAAAATGCGCAGATTAGCAAGGAAGTTGTGGAATATGCCCATACGAAAGGCGTTTCCGTAGAAGCCGAGCTGGGCATGATTGGCACAACAGACTTCGTAGAAACGGATAAAGATGAAGAGTTATATACGAATCCACAGGAAGCGGCTGAGTTTGTAGCGATGACTGGTGTTGATGCGCTGGCTGTGTCTTGCGGTACCGCGCATGGCGTGTATGTCGTGAAGCAGCCGAAAATCGACTATGACCGCCTGATGGAAATTCGCAGATTGACTCCGGTTCATCTTGTCCTGCATGGCGGTTCGGGCGTACCTCCTGAAATGATGCGCAGAGCCTACCAATTGCCAGGCGGCGGTGTTAGCAAAGTGAATATCGCAACAGATTTGGAGCTTTCGCTGCTCAAAGCACTTGGACGTGAAGAACGGATGACCAATGAAGAATGTAGGAACTTAGCGCCAGATATGCTGCAAGTTGGTCGTGATGCCGTCACTCAAACAGTGATGGAAAAAATGAAGCATTTTTTGAACAGCGCTGGTAAAGCGGACGTTTTTAACAAATAG
- a CDS encoding ROK family protein produces MSLLLGGIDIGGTKCAAVLGITAGESVNVLNKISFPTPATPKEALMQLGDALEQLLKRHPEGKLQAIGISCGGPLSSKDGLVLSPPNLPGWDRIDVLAPFRERFHVAVGLQNDANACALAEWKWGAGRGSQNMIFLTFGTGMGAGLILNGRLYAGANDMAGEVGHIRLAEDGPLGYGKQGSFEGFCSGGGIARLAQKMAEDWFTAGKSTILPQAKDQLQELTTKDVFEAAHAGDELAMLVIRKVSWQLGRGLAILIDILNPDTIVIGSIYERQESMLAPFVMEELEREALPISLGVCRIVPSGLKDNVGDAASLSVALHEFEQQRL; encoded by the coding sequence ATGAGTCTTCTGTTAGGTGGCATTGATATCGGAGGTACGAAGTGTGCTGCGGTACTTGGTATCACGGCTGGAGAGTCCGTTAACGTCTTAAATAAAATAAGCTTTCCGACGCCAGCAACGCCGAAAGAAGCTCTTATGCAGCTTGGTGACGCGCTAGAGCAGCTGCTGAAGCGCCATCCTGAAGGTAAGCTGCAAGCTATCGGCATTAGCTGTGGCGGTCCTTTAAGCAGTAAGGATGGCCTCGTGCTGTCGCCGCCCAATTTACCTGGCTGGGACCGTATTGATGTGCTTGCCCCTTTTCGAGAACGTTTCCATGTAGCTGTCGGATTGCAAAATGACGCTAACGCCTGTGCGTTGGCCGAGTGGAAATGGGGAGCAGGACGAGGTTCCCAGAATATGATCTTCTTGACCTTTGGTACCGGAATGGGTGCGGGTCTAATTCTAAATGGCCGATTATATGCAGGTGCGAACGATATGGCCGGCGAGGTTGGGCATATCCGTTTAGCTGAGGATGGACCTCTAGGCTATGGTAAACAAGGTTCGTTCGAAGGGTTTTGCAGCGGCGGCGGTATTGCCCGACTGGCTCAAAAGATGGCGGAAGACTGGTTCACAGCAGGAAAATCGACGATTCTTCCACAAGCTAAGGATCAGCTCCAAGAGCTCACAACGAAAGATGTATTTGAAGCCGCGCACGCTGGCGATGAGCTGGCGATGCTGGTCATCCGTAAGGTAAGTTGGCAGCTAGGCAGAGGACTTGCGATCCTAATTGACATCCTCAATCCGGATACCATCGTCATCGGCAGTATTTATGAACGGCAGGAATCCATGCTTGCCCCTTTTGTTATGGAGGAGCTGGAACGCGAGGCGCTGCCGATTTCACTAGGTGTTTGCAGAATTGTTCCTTCAGGTTTAAAGGATAATGTCGGAGATGCCGCCAGCTTATCCGTAGCGCTTCATGAATTTGAACAACAACGCTTATAA
- a CDS encoding SIS domain-containing protein, whose protein sequence is MSQTLEQLFVKYPDLEPCRSSIQEAFEAMKVSFEKGGKMLLAGNGGSAADCEHVVGELMKGFMSPRKLPKEQRDKMMLHGEDQGTYLADHLQGALPAISLVSHTAFATAFNNDVAADMVFAQQVYGYGKPEDTLVVFSTSGNSANIVHAVQVAKALGVYTIGLTGEGGGRLKELCDVTIRVPYRSTPDIQERHLPIYHVLCMMLEEAFFV, encoded by the coding sequence ATGAGTCAAACGTTGGAACAGCTTTTCGTGAAATATCCAGACTTGGAACCGTGTCGTTCATCGATCCAAGAGGCATTTGAAGCTATGAAGGTGTCGTTTGAAAAGGGAGGCAAAATGCTGCTTGCCGGTAACGGAGGAAGTGCAGCTGATTGTGAACACGTTGTGGGCGAGTTGATGAAAGGATTTATGTCACCTCGCAAGCTACCCAAAGAGCAAAGAGACAAAATGATGCTTCATGGCGAAGATCAGGGGACATATCTGGCTGATCATTTGCAAGGTGCGCTGCCGGCTATTTCGCTTGTCAGCCATACAGCGTTTGCTACTGCTTTCAATAACGATGTGGCGGCAGATATGGTATTCGCGCAGCAGGTATACGGCTACGGCAAGCCGGAGGATACACTCGTTGTATTTAGTACATCAGGTAACTCGGCTAATATTGTACACGCAGTGCAAGTTGCCAAAGCACTAGGTGTCTATACCATTGGTTTGACTGGGGAAGGCGGAGGCCGCTTAAAAGAACTTTGCGATGTAACGATTCGTGTGCCTTATCGTTCAACACCGGATATTCAGGAACGCCATCTTCCAATCTACCATGTGCTATGCATGATGCTGGAGGAGGCATTCTTCGTATGA
- a CDS encoding class II aldolase/adducin family protein, which yields METLVWQQLQEAGRYMLNNGLAWGNAGNISARTKADHYLITASGTDLGELGEDDFVECSLLGSTSSSATGKKPSKEVPMHQAIYETRPDVGAVLHASPFYSTMLACSAEHLPSEWFVETMYYLERIERVPYFHPGSRELGDAVREKASKANVLFLENHGVLVYDKNVKEARMAMHTLEMACKMYVMAKSSGISLRKLPEYVVQSFLNESGYRPRRRFSD from the coding sequence ATGGAGACATTGGTTTGGCAGCAGCTGCAGGAAGCTGGGCGTTACATGCTGAATAACGGCTTGGCTTGGGGAAACGCAGGCAATATCAGTGCGCGAACCAAAGCTGACCACTATTTAATTACAGCAAGCGGTACAGACCTTGGGGAACTGGGCGAAGACGACTTCGTTGAGTGCTCTTTATTGGGCAGCACCTCGTCCTCTGCGACTGGGAAGAAGCCTTCCAAAGAAGTGCCCATGCACCAAGCCATTTACGAAACTCGTCCTGATGTAGGGGCTGTGCTTCATGCTTCACCCTTTTACAGCACGATGCTTGCCTGCTCGGCAGAACATTTGCCATCCGAATGGTTTGTTGAAACGATGTATTATCTGGAACGCATAGAACGCGTTCCTTATTTTCATCCAGGTTCACGTGAGCTTGGTGATGCAGTGCGGGAGAAGGCCAGCAAAGCGAATGTGCTTTTCCTCGAAAATCACGGTGTGCTTGTTTATGACAAGAATGTGAAGGAAGCACGCATGGCCATGCACACACTTGAAATGGCTTGCAAGATGTATGTGATGGCGAAGAGTTCGGGGATTTCCCTGCGCAAGCTGCCAGAATACGTGGTTCAAAGCTTCTTGAACGAGTCGGGCTATAGGCCAAGAAGGAGGTTCTCCGATTGA